A DNA window from Engystomops pustulosus chromosome 6, aEngPut4.maternal, whole genome shotgun sequence contains the following coding sequences:
- the LOC140065243 gene encoding gastrula zinc finger protein XlCGF66.1-like, with translation MDRDRDKIMERIFQLTLEILFYITGEDYTVVKKTSSGRCQAPVYEGRGRTLSPIPAPPPHPLIHDDINEQKILEVTHKMMELLTGEVPIRCQDVAVYFSMEEWEYLEGHKDVYKDVMMEDHQPLTSAGRSSKRTSPERCPSPLLLPQDCSEEKYVPQDHQFLYQGEDVKNIPAPETYVRGDERCKEEIPTGNG, from the exons ATGGACAGAGACAGGGACAAGATAAtggagagaatcttccagctcaccctagagattctcttctatattactggagag gattacacagtagtgaagaagacctctagtgggcgctgtcaggcccctgtgtatgaaggacgggggagaaccctgagcccaatcccggctcctccacctcaccccctgatacatgatgacatcaatgagcagaagatcctagaagtcacccacaagatgatggagctgctgactggagag gttcctataaggtgtcaggatgtggctgtctatttctccatggaggagtgggagtatttagaaggacacaaagatgtgtacaaggacgtcatgatggaggaccaccagcccctcacatcagcag gtagatccagtaagagaacttcaccggagagatgtcccagtcctcttcttctaccacaggattgttcagaggagaaatatgtcccacaggatcatcag tttttgtatcagggtgaagatgtgaagaatattcctgctccagagacatatgtgaggggtgatgagcgatgtaaggaggagattcctacaggtaacggGTGA